A stretch of the Tardiphaga sp. 709 genome encodes the following:
- the pobA gene encoding 4-hydroxybenzoate 3-monooxygenase: MRTKVAIIGAGPAGMLLGQLLHAYGIDNVILERKDRDYVLARIRAGVLEQGTVGLLEKLGITERLHHEGLVHDGIELLFGGIRHRLDLKKASGGKVVTVYGQTEVTRDLMDARDKAGLTTVYDADNVSLHDFDSTSPRVRYVKDGVSHEIACDFIAGCDGFHGVSRQSVPASAVQTFERVYPFGWLGLLSDTPPVSHELIYTNHQRGFALCSMRSMTRSRYYVQCSLDEKVENWTDDMFWDELRRRLDTEAAESLITGPSLEKSIAPLRSFVAEPMRFGRLFLAGDAAHIVPPTGAKGLNLAASDVHYLSMALREFYDEKSSSGLDFYSAVALKRVWKAVRFSWWMTSMMHRFPDNDGFGTKLQQAELDYVVHSDVATASLAENYVGLPY; encoded by the coding sequence GGTCCGGCTGGAATGTTGCTAGGGCAACTATTGCATGCCTATGGGATCGATAACGTCATTCTGGAGCGCAAGGATCGGGACTATGTCCTCGCCCGCATCCGCGCCGGCGTGCTCGAACAGGGCACCGTTGGCCTGCTGGAAAAGCTGGGGATTACCGAGCGCCTGCATCACGAAGGCCTGGTCCATGACGGGATCGAACTTCTGTTCGGCGGAATTCGCCACCGCCTCGACCTAAAGAAGGCATCCGGCGGTAAGGTCGTTACAGTCTACGGCCAGACGGAGGTCACCCGCGACCTGATGGACGCCCGCGACAAGGCCGGGCTGACCACGGTCTATGATGCCGACAATGTCAGCCTGCATGATTTCGACAGCACAAGCCCCCGCGTCCGCTACGTCAAGGACGGCGTAAGCCACGAGATCGCCTGCGACTTCATTGCCGGCTGTGATGGGTTCCACGGTGTCTCGCGCCAGAGCGTTCCGGCCTCCGCCGTACAGACCTTCGAGCGCGTCTATCCGTTCGGCTGGCTCGGCCTGCTCTCGGATACGCCGCCAGTGTCGCATGAGCTGATCTACACCAATCACCAACGCGGCTTCGCGCTGTGCTCGATGCGTTCGATGACGCGCAGCCGTTATTACGTCCAGTGTTCCCTCGACGAAAAAGTCGAGAACTGGACCGACGACATGTTCTGGGACGAGCTGCGCCGCCGCCTCGACACGGAGGCCGCCGAAAGCCTTATCACCGGCCCATCGCTGGAAAAGAGCATCGCGCCGCTGCGTAGTTTTGTCGCGGAGCCGATGCGCTTCGGCAGGCTCTTTTTGGCCGGCGACGCCGCCCACATCGTGCCGCCGACCGGCGCCAAGGGGCTCAACCTTGCGGCCTCCGACGTCCATTACCTGTCAATGGCGCTGCGCGAATTCTACGATGAGAAATCCTCGAGCGGTCTCGACTTCTATTCAGCGGTCGCGCTGAAGCGGGTCTGGAAGGCCGTGCGCTTCTCGTGGTGGATGACCTCGATGATGCATCGCTTCCCCGACAATGACGGTTTCGGGACCAAGCTGCAGCAGGCCGAGCTGGATTATGTCGTACATTCGGATGTCGCGACGGCGTCGCTGGCGGAAAATTATGTCGGATTGCCTTACTGA